A portion of the Limanda limanda chromosome 3, fLimLim1.1, whole genome shotgun sequence genome contains these proteins:
- the LOC132998102 gene encoding 26S proteasome non-ATPase regulatory subunit 8-like: MAYMETSGLYETLKSEWNKKNPNLSLCGDLLVQLKVLLLKLNFLPTSGSALTQQQLILARNVLEIGALRSILKKDIPSFERYMAQLKCYYFDYKNELPESTDMHQLLGLNLLFLLSQNRYLMEGNYNKVFLAKGNIPAKSYTFFIDILLDTIRDEIAGCIEKAYEQIQVAEATRVLFFSTPKKMADYARKRGWSLSPDGYYSFASQQQRTEEVTIPSTELAQQVIEYARQLEMIV, encoded by the exons ATGGCGTACATGGAGACTTCGGGTCTGTACGAGACGCTGAAGTCCGAGTGGAACAAGAAGAACCCGAACCTGAGCCTCTGCGGAGACCTGCTCGTCCAGCTGAAG GTTTTATTGCTGAAGCTGAACTTTTTACCGACCAGTGGGTCTGCGCTcacccagcagcagctcattcTAGCTC ggaATGTCCTTGAAATCGGAGCCTTGAGGAGCATCCTGAAGAAGGACATCCCGTCCTTCGAGAGATACATGGCCCAGCTCAAATGTTACTACTTTGATTACAA GAATGAACTGCCTGAATCTACCGACATGCACCAGCTGCTTGGCCTGAACCTGCTCTTCCTGCTCTCACAGAACCGT tACCTGATGGAGGGAAACTACAACAAGGTCTTTCTGGCCAAAGGCAACATTCCTGCCAAGAGCTACACGTTTTTTATAGATATTCTGCTTGACACAATTCG TGATGAGATCGCAGGTTGCATAGAGAAAGCATACGAGCAGATCCAGGTCGCTGAAGCCACTCGAGTGCTTTTCTTCAGTACCCCCAAAAAGATGGCTGACTACGCCAGGAAG AGAGGATGGAGTTTAAGCCCCGATGGTTATTACTCCTTCGCCAGTCAGCAGCAGCGGACGGAGGAGGTGACCATCCCCTCCACCGAGCTGGCACAACAGGTCATCGAATATGCACGACAGCTGGAAATGATTGTGTAA